The Gillisia sp. Hel_I_86 genome has a segment encoding these proteins:
- a CDS encoding DUF4010 domain-containing protein, whose product MESPELANKYSTGIIVASAIMFPDLPLYEILKYIAIPFGLLTLACIIATLPLTRKDDNKPDINIKLGNRLNILNAIGFGAIYLLILFTVFYSNQFFGERGLYYSAFIAGLADTDAITISLAKFSLDGEKLQLAASVIIPATMSNMLVKLGIVIFIKKKQAKWWAMLLEVLF is encoded by the coding sequence ATGGAATCGCCAGAATTGGCTAATAAATATAGCACAGGTATAATTGTGGCCTCGGCAATTATGTTCCCAGACTTGCCCTTATATGAAATTTTAAAATATATAGCGATACCCTTTGGATTATTAACCTTGGCTTGTATAATAGCCACTTTACCATTAACTAGAAAGGATGATAATAAACCCGATATCAATATTAAGCTTGGCAATCGCTTAAACATACTAAATGCTATTGGGTTTGGTGCAATATATCTGCTTATTCTTTTTACGGTTTTCTATAGCAATCAATTTTTTGGAGAGCGTGGTTTGTACTATTCGGCATTCATTGCAGGCTTGGCAGATACCGATGCCATTACCATTAGTTTGGCAAAGTTTTCCTTGGATGGTGAAAAGCTGCAACTTGCTGCATCGGTTATCATACCTGCTACCATGAGCAATATGTTGGTTAAACTTGGTATAGTGATATTTATTAAAAAAAAACAGGCAAAATGGTGGGCTATGCTTTTGGAAGTGTTATTTTAA
- a CDS encoding MgtC/SapB family protein, translated as MFLIGTGVGLIIGLEREFDKLKEKGFAGIRTFPIVTIPGFSLGNLTAQFTTWLVIIGLGCFILFLALYHFSQKHEEYGQGLTTNLALIAIFILGVMVAAAFYREAVATAVVIVTLLSLKTRFHTVISNITSEELFAFIKFSIIALLILLFLPNKTFGPNGLLNSFEIGSTIVMGSLINFIGYFLVKFEGSKKGITITTILGGLISITSVAWHYASKKHGIARIG; from the coding sequence GTGTTTTTAATTGGCACAGGCGTAGGGCTTATTATTGGTTTAGAACGAGAGTTTGATAAACTTAAAGAGAAAGGATTTGCAGGCATTCGCACCTTCCCTATTGTAACCATTCCAGGGTTTTCTTTGGGAAACCTCACAGCGCAATTTACTACTTGGTTGGTCATTATTGGCTTGGGCTGTTTTATTTTGTTTTTGGCCCTGTACCATTTTTCACAAAAACATGAAGAATATGGTCAAGGCCTCACCACCAATTTAGCATTAATAGCCATCTTTATATTGGGCGTAATGGTGGCCGCAGCATTCTATAGAGAGGCAGTAGCTACGGCTGTTGTTATAGTAACTTTACTTTCCCTTAAAACCAGATTTCATACGGTTATAAGTAATATTACTTCCGAAGAACTCTTTGCCTTTATAAAATTCTCAATAATTGCATTGCTGATACTTCTTTTTTTACCAAACAAAACTTTTGGCCCAAATGGTTTATTGAATTCTTTTGAAATAGGTTCCACCATCGTCATGGGTTCTCTTATAAATTTTATTGGCTACTTTTTGGTAAAATTTGAAGGTTCTAAAAAAGGCATTACAATAACAACCATTCTTGGCGGACTCATATCCATCACTTCAGTAGCGTGGCACTATGCCTCAAAAAAGCATGGAATCGCCAGAATTGGCTAA